The Blautia pseudococcoides genome segment TGTACTGGATATTTATTTCCTCCATCACACCGCCGGGTGAACTGTTTCAGACGCCCATCCAGTATTTGCCGGAACATCCCACACTGGAAAGCTATAAATTTCTGATTGAAAATGTAGGATTACTTGCTAAAATAGGAAATACAGTATTAATTGTAGGCGTGACCCTGGTTGTCAGTACTGTGCTGTGCGCCATGGCTGCCTATGGATTTTCAAGGTTTCAGTCAAAGGCTGTCAGTATTTCGTTTGCGTTTATTATTGCTACCATGCTGATCCCTGAGGTGGTGACTGCCAGACCTTTATATGAGTTCATGCGCAAGGTGGGGCTGTATGATACCTATCCGGGACTTATCATTCTCTATATCAGTGCGGTGATCCCCTTTACTGTACTGATCCTCAGGAATTTTGTGTCAGAGATACCGGTATCCCTGGAGGAGGCGGCTGCTATAGACGGTGCCAGCTTTTCCCAGAGGCTGTTTCTGGTGGTCCTGCCACTGATGAAGCCGGCCATTGCAACGGTGTGCATTATCAACTTTATCACATGCCTGAACAACTTTTTTACACCATTATATTACTCCAACGGCATTCAGGTGCTGTCCGTGGCTATTGTGCAGCTTCCGCTTCGGGACAATATGTACGGCGTGCCGTGGGATCTGGTAAGTTCAATGGGATGGATCATCCTTCTGCCGATCATTCTGTTTGTGGCGGTGTTTGAAAAACAGATCATGGACGGTATTATGGCAGGCGGAGTGAAAGCGTAAACAGGGAGGAAAAGAATATGTTTGATTTTACAGGAGGAAGTCTGGGAACACTGGCGTATGCCAAGCATGGAAAGAGCAGAGCCATTAATGCGGAGAACCCCACAGGGGAAAAGGGAAAGGGCGGAATGGCGGCAAGCCATCTGGGCCCTTCCAGAAAGGGCAGCCCCTGCCTTCATGACATAAAAAGCGGGGAAACGGTAACCCTGGCCGAGATGGAGGGACCGGGCGTGATCAACCATATCTGGGTCACAGTGACGGACAAGACCACAGAGGCGGACTGCTTTGTGCTCCGTGACCTGGTGCTGCGCATGTACTGGGATGATGAGACAGAGCCGTCTGTGGAAAGTCCTCTGGGGGATTTCTTCTGCTGCGGATTTGGCAGGGAATGCACTGTCAATTCCCTTCCCATGGCAGTGGTGCCGAGCCGGGGGATGAACTGCTATTTTCAAATGCCCTTCCGCAAAAAGGCCAGGATCACGCTGGAGAACCAGCATGCAAATCCCATTCCCGCATTTTTCTATCAGGTGGATTACTGCCTGTATGATACACTGCCGGATGATATTTCCTATTTTCATGCTCAGTGGAGAAGGGAGAGGATCACAAAACTCCGGGAAGATTATGTGATCCTTGACAATGTAAAAGGAAAGGGACACTATGTGGGAACATATATGGCGCTGACCACACTGGAACGTTACTGGTGGGGGGAAGGGGAGATCAAGTTCTATCTGGACGGGGATGAGGCCTATCCCACCATCTGCGGTACGGGGACAGAGGACTATTTCGGCGGCTCCTGGAGCTTCGCCGGGCAGGTGGACGGCAGGACTGTGGAGCAGAATTACTGCACCCCGTATCTGGGCTATCCTTATTATTCCGCCCATGATACGGCGGTCCATAACTTTTACCACAATGATGACTGTCCGCCCATGAGAGGTTTTTACAGGTGGCATATCCAGGACCCTGTCTGCTTTGAGGAGGATTTGCGTGTGACCATACAGCAGATCGGTGTGGGCCACAGGGGATTGTTTGAACGGCAGGATGATGTTGCCAGTGTGGCGTATTGGTATCAGGCAGAACCACACAATACCTTTCCGGTTCTGATGGAGAAAGAGGAGCGCTGGCCAAGATAAGGTGTAAAAGGTGAAAAAATATATTTTGGGGATTTTATTGGGAGTGAGTATTTTATGTGCCGGATGCGGCGGGAAGGACAGTAAAAGGCAGGAAGCACCCGGGAATCAGGAGGAAGGCAGGGGGGAGATAACCCTCATGCACCCGGATGCGGAAAAGGCAGAATTCCGGCAGTATATAGAGAAAGCGGAAAAAGAACTGGATCTGGACATCCATCTGCTTGCCAGCCCGGTCAATGCGGACAACCGCCATGCCCGCATATCCACCATTCTCTCTTCCGGGGACACTTCTGTTGATGTGATCGCGGTGAATGATGAGATGATCCAGGAATTTAAGTATCAGGGATATCTGGAGCCGCTGGGGGAAGATGTGATGTCCAAGGAGATACGTTCCTGCTATCCCGGAGACTATATGGAGAAAACCGTCATGGCGGAGGGAAAAGTATATTCCGTCCCCTATGTGATGGACCTTATGGTTTTCTGGGTAAATGAAAAGTTTCTGGATAAAGCCGGACTTGATGCTGTGAACAGTCAGGAAGATTTTGAAACGCTTCTGGACGGCAGATTCGGATATGGGTATTACGGCTACGGCAGCGCCTGGGAGACCACCTATGTGTACAATGAATTATCCCAGTTCATCCACATGTTTGGAGGAACATACGGGGATTGGGAGGATGAAAATACAAGACGGGCCCTTGCCTTTCTGCACGGCATGGCAGAGAAGGACCTGACACCCAGGGAACAGCTTGTGGACCAGTATGAACAGATGGAACAAAAATTCATACAGGGAAAATACGGCGCTATTTTCATGTACAGCGGCGCCATGGATACCTTTCTTCGGGCAGGGGTGTACGGGGATGATAAAATCCACGCGGCTCCCATGCCTCTGTTCAAAGCCAACGCTACGAACGTGGCTACATGGCAGTATGTGCTCAATAAGGCGTCTGTCCACAAAGAGGCTGCAAAGAAATTCCTGTCCTATGCAGCGGGCCGGGAAGGGAGCACTGCCTATGCGGATCATATGAAGAAACTGCCGGCCCGGCTTGACATTATCAGGGAGGGGAACCTGGACATACCGGATCTGGATATCCTGAAAAAATACGCGGAGGAACTGGAACTGAAATCCCGCCCTCTGTCAAAAACACCCATGAAGGATATCAAGGCCATAGGAGAGCTTTTTCAGCAGTATATCACAGATGAGATAAGCCTGGATGAATTTTGCCAAAGGGCAGTATTGCCCTGAGGCTTTTCTTATGCTAGAATAAAAGCGCACACAGTTTTCTAACTGCAGATGCAGCAGGGGGCTGTGTGTACAGAAGCAAACAACATGAGATTCCATAGGAAAAGGAGATAAATCATGAACGCAAAAGAATTCGCTTTAAAACAGCATGAGGAATGGAATGGCAAGATTGAAGTGATCAGCCGTGCAAAGCTGGAGACCCCGGAGGATTTGGCAGTGGCATACACACCTGGTGTAGCGGAGCCTTGCTTAAAGATCGCCGAGGATGTAGATTTATCCTATAAGTATACAAGACGCCACAATATGGTAGCAGTTGTGACCGACGGAAGCGCAGTTCTGGGTCTGGGAGACATTGGACCGGAGGCGGGTATGCCGGTTATGGAAGGAAAATGTGTGCTCTTTAAAGAATTCGGAGATGTGGACGCATTTCCTTTATGTATCAGAAGCAATGATGTGGACGAGATCGTAAACACAGTCCGTCTGCTGGCAGGAAGCTTCGGCGGTGTAAACCTGGAGGATATCTCCGCGCCGCGCTGCTTTGAGATAGAGAGAAAGCTGAAAGAATGCTGTGATATTCCCATCTTCCACGACGACCAGCACGGAACAGCCGTTGTCACCGCTGCCGCCATGCTCAATGCCTTAAAGCTCACAGGCAGAAAGCTGGAGGAGATCAAAGTGGTTACATCAGGCGCAGGTGCAGCAGGAATTGCCATTATCAAGCTGCTGGTAAGCCTGGGACTGAAGACGGTTATCATGTGCGACAGAAAAGGCGCCATCTATGAAGGACGGGGCGACTTAAATGCAGAGAAAGAGGAGATGGCTAAGATCAGCAACCGCGGCATGGAAAAAGGCAGCCTGGCTGATGTGCTGAAGGGGGCTGATGTGTTCATCGGTGTTTCCGCTCCGGGAACTGTGACAGAGGAGATGGTGAAGACCATGGCTCCCAACCCCATTCTCTTCCCAATGGCAAATCCGGTACCGGAGATCATGCCTGACCTTGCAAAGGCAGCAGGAGCAGCCGTTGTGGGAACCGGAAGAAGTGATTTCCCCAACCAGATCAACAACGTTCTGGCTTTCCCGGGGATTTTCCGCGGCGCGCTGGATGTGAGGGCTAAGGACATTAACGATGAGATGAAAGTGGCGGCAGCCTATGCCATCGCTGGTCTTATTGATGAGAAAGAGCTGACACCGGACTACATCATCCCGAATCCCTTTGACAAACGTGTGGCAAAGGCGGTTGCCCAGGCAGTGGCAAAAGCGGCCAGAGACACAGGCGTGAGCAGAATCTGAGAATAACCGGATAAATATTAAAATGGCTGTATTTCCGCCTCCGAAAGGATAGTGGAAATACAGCCATTTTCTTACATAGGATAGTACCCTTTACGCCCAAAACCACCGGATCTGCCGGAAAAATGCCCGGAGCTTTTTCCGGGGCCATTGCCGAAAATGGATGGGACAGGCAGGGAAGAAACCTTAGTGACGAAACGGTTCGGCCCGTCCATGGAAAAAGCCAGGTGAGGACTGCCGCCCCTATCTCATGATAGGAATCTTCCGTAAAAGATTTGCGGAGTCAGATGGATTTTGAAGAATAGGCCAGAAGCAGGCAGCCTCCCAGATACAGGGAAAGCGCTGCCAGTATTCTTCCGGTCCTCCCCCGCAGTGACGGCGATAAACATATGCCCAGGGATTTTCCTCAGATAAGGGGTAACCAGACGCCGGAAACCAGTTTTTGTACCATTTCTCCGAAAGTCAGCGTTTTCTTTGAAAAATAGCCCGATATAAAAATAAACGAAGGCATGTGGAAGGAAGAGATCATCCATTTCAGCCCGGATAAAAACAGGTGCAAATAGAAATTTTGGGCTGGATAACGGTAAGTGTTGGATAAATTTACAAAGAAATGGATTTGCGTTCTGAAAAATATTTGTTATAATGGTTATTAATAGTGTAAAATGAAACTGACACCGGAATACAGTTGTAATCCGTTACAGCAGAATCAGGCAGAAAAGGGTGAATATATGAACGAAGATGAAAAAAGAGAGATTGAGAGAAAGAAACGGATCCAGGCTCGTGAAGAGAGACGCCGTCAGCA includes the following:
- a CDS encoding NAD(P)-dependent malic enzyme, coding for MNAKEFALKQHEEWNGKIEVISRAKLETPEDLAVAYTPGVAEPCLKIAEDVDLSYKYTRRHNMVAVVTDGSAVLGLGDIGPEAGMPVMEGKCVLFKEFGDVDAFPLCIRSNDVDEIVNTVRLLAGSFGGVNLEDISAPRCFEIERKLKECCDIPIFHDDQHGTAVVTAAAMLNALKLTGRKLEEIKVVTSGAGAAGIAIIKLLVSLGLKTVIMCDRKGAIYEGRGDLNAEKEEMAKISNRGMEKGSLADVLKGADVFIGVSAPGTVTEEMVKTMAPNPILFPMANPVPEIMPDLAKAAGAAVVGTGRSDFPNQINNVLAFPGIFRGALDVRAKDINDEMKVAAAYAIAGLIDEKELTPDYIIPNPFDKRVAKAVAQAVAKAARDTGVSRI
- a CDS encoding glycoside hydrolase family 172 protein translates to MFDFTGGSLGTLAYAKHGKSRAINAENPTGEKGKGGMAASHLGPSRKGSPCLHDIKSGETVTLAEMEGPGVINHIWVTVTDKTTEADCFVLRDLVLRMYWDDETEPSVESPLGDFFCCGFGRECTVNSLPMAVVPSRGMNCYFQMPFRKKARITLENQHANPIPAFFYQVDYCLYDTLPDDISYFHAQWRRERITKLREDYVILDNVKGKGHYVGTYMALTTLERYWWGEGEIKFYLDGDEAYPTICGTGTEDYFGGSWSFAGQVDGRTVEQNYCTPYLGYPYYSAHDTAVHNFYHNDDCPPMRGFYRWHIQDPVCFEEDLRVTIQQIGVGHRGLFERQDDVASVAYWYQAEPHNTFPVLMEKEERWPR
- a CDS encoding carbohydrate ABC transporter permease; translation: MRDTKKYRIYRGCVTAGRWLLFAVVAFLILFPVYWIFISSITPPGELFQTPIQYLPEHPTLESYKFLIENVGLLAKIGNTVLIVGVTLVVSTVLCAMAAYGFSRFQSKAVSISFAFIIATMLIPEVVTARPLYEFMRKVGLYDTYPGLIILYISAVIPFTVLILRNFVSEIPVSLEEAAAIDGASFSQRLFLVVLPLMKPAIATVCIINFITCLNNFFTPLYYSNGIQVLSVAIVQLPLRDNMYGVPWDLVSSMGWIILLPIILFVAVFEKQIMDGIMAGGVKA
- a CDS encoding ABC transporter substrate-binding protein, which translates into the protein MKKYILGILLGVSILCAGCGGKDSKRQEAPGNQEEGRGEITLMHPDAEKAEFRQYIEKAEKELDLDIHLLASPVNADNRHARISTILSSGDTSVDVIAVNDEMIQEFKYQGYLEPLGEDVMSKEIRSCYPGDYMEKTVMAEGKVYSVPYVMDLMVFWVNEKFLDKAGLDAVNSQEDFETLLDGRFGYGYYGYGSAWETTYVYNELSQFIHMFGGTYGDWEDENTRRALAFLHGMAEKDLTPREQLVDQYEQMEQKFIQGKYGAIFMYSGAMDTFLRAGVYGDDKIHAAPMPLFKANATNVATWQYVLNKASVHKEAAKKFLSYAAGREGSTAYADHMKKLPARLDIIREGNLDIPDLDILKKYAEELELKSRPLSKTPMKDIKAIGELFQQYITDEISLDEFCQRAVLP